Proteins from a genomic interval of Callospermophilus lateralis isolate mCalLat2 chromosome 1, mCalLat2.hap1, whole genome shotgun sequence:
- the Cilp2 gene encoding cartilage intermediate layer protein 2, with product MASLLPLLCLWVAVAHRAGARDATPVEEPTGIAWGLQGRSLHPGQPSPALEDWEEASEWTSWFNVDHPGGDGDFESLAAIRFYYGPARVCQRPLALEARTTDWALPSAVGERVHLNPTRGFWCLNREQPRGRRCSNYHVRFRCPLEVSWGAWGPWSPCSRSCGPGRRLRHRSCAGRAEDACPGRSLEAQKCVRPSCPGCSPDFCRCPDHILLGLVVTPSGRPLSGARVSLRARPGTIATSDAQGTFRVPGFCASNQANVSAQMDGFSVGVARAQANGTNSAVVTIVLDKLRKPYLVKHPESRVREAGQNVTFCCKASGTPMPKKYLWFHNGTLLDRREHGYGAHLELRGLRPDQAGIYHCKAWNEAGAVRSGAAQLIVLAPGQPACDPRPREHLIKLPDDCSQPGSGPAYLDVGLCPDTRCPSSAGSSPRCGDPGSRCCSVRRLESREIHCSSYVLPVKVVAECGCQKCLPPRGLVRGRVVTADSGKPLRFARILLGQEPIGFTSYQGDFTIEVPPSTERLVVTFVDPSGEFMDTVRVLPFDPRGAGVYHEVKAMRKKAPVILDASQSNTIPLGDMEEAPFGELVLPQGSFRHADGKPYTGTVEARVTFVDPRDLTSAAAAPSDLRFVDSDGELAPLRTYGMFSVDLRAPGSTEQLHTGPVAVRVAADQIHMAGHAEALKLWSLNPENGLWEEESGFQREGSSAPRVRREERVFLVGNTEIRERRLFNLDVPERRRCFVKVRAYVNDKFTPSEQVEGVVVTLVNLEPAPGFSANPRAWGRFDSVVTGPNGACLPAFCDADSPDAYTAFITATLGGEELEPAPSRPRPRAAAVGVTQPYLDRLGYRRTDHDDPALKRNGFHINLAKPRPGVPSEANGPVYPWRSLRECQEAPVNASHFRFSRVEADKYEYNVVPFREGTPASWTGDLLSWWPNPQEFRACFLKVKIQGPQEYMVRAHNAGGSHPHTQGQLYGLRDARSVRDPERPGISAACVEFKCSGMLFDQRQVDRTLVTVTPQGSCRRVEVNGLLQDYLARHPPPVPSEDQAAFAMLAPLDPLGHNYGIYTVTDQSPRLAKEIAIGRCFDGSSDGFSREMKADAGTAITFQCREPPARPNLFQRLLESPASALGDIRREMGQAARPLSRATNSFSTQRGQ from the exons ATGGCGTCACTGCTACCACTGCTCTGTCTCTGGGTCGCCGTAGCGCACCGGGCGGGTGCCCGAG ATGCCACCCCCGTGGAGGAGCCCACAGGAATTGCATGGGGTCTGCAAGGAAGGTCGCTGCACCCTGGCCAGCCCTCACCAGCCCTGGAGGACTGGGAAG AGGCAAGCGAGTGGACGTCCTGGTTCAACGTGGACCATCCTGGAGGAGACGGCGACTTCGAGAGCTTGGCGGCCATTCGCTTCTACTACGGACCTGCCCGTGTGTGCCAGAGGCCGCTGGCGCTGGAGGCGCGCACCACCGACTGGGCCCTGCCGTCCGCGGTCGGCGAGCGCGTGCACTTGAATCCCACGCGCGGCTTCTGGTGCCTCAACCGCGAGCAGCCGCGCGGCCGCCGCTGTTCCAACTACCACGTGCGCTTCCGCTGCCCGCTCG AGGTCTCCTGGGGCGCGTGGGGTCCGTGGAGTCCCTGCTCTAGGAGCTGTGGGCCAGGCCGTCGCTTGCGCCACCGCAGCTGCGCAGGCCGGGCTGAGGATGCGTGTCCAGGGCGTTCCCTAGAAGCGCAAAAATGTGTGCGGCCTTCCTGCCCAG GGTGCAGCCCTGACTTCTGCAGGTGCCCTGACCACATCCTTCTGGGCTTGGTGGTTACACCATCTGGGCGACCACTGTCAGGAGCCAGGGTATCCCTGAGAGCCCGACCTGGCACTATAGCCACCAGTGATGCCCAAGGAACCTTCCGGGTGCCTGGATTCTGTGCCAGTAACCAGGCCAACGTCAGTGCCCAGATGGATGGCTTCTCTGTAGGTGTGGCCCGGGCCCAGGCCAATGGCACCAACTCCGCTGTGGTCACCATTGTCCTTGATAAGTTAC GAAAGCCCTACCTGGTGAAGCACCCTGAGTCCAGAGTGCGAGAGGCTGGCCAGAATGTGACTTTTTGCTGCAAAGCCTCAGGAACCCCTATGCCCAAGAAATACTTGTG GTTTCACAATGGGACCCTGCTGGACAGGCGAGAACATGGGTATGGGGCCCACTTGGAGCTTCGAGGGCTGCGCCCAGACCAGGCTGGTATCTACCATTGCAAGGCATGGAATGAGGCCGGAGCTGTGCGCTCTGGTGCTGCCCAGCTCATCGTGCTTG CTCCAGGCCAGCCAGCCTGCGACCCCCGACCCCGAGAACACCTCATCAAGCTCCCGGATGACTGTAGCCAGCCAGGCAGCGGCCCTGCGTACCTGGATGTAGGCCTCTGTCCGGACACCCGCTGCCCCAGCTCTGCAGGCTCAAGTCCCCGGTGTGGGGACCCTGGCTCCCGCTGCTGCTCGGTGCGCCGCCTAGAGAGCAGAGAGATACACTGCTCCAGCTACGTCCTCCCAGTGAAGGTGGTGGCCGAGTGTGGCTGCCAGAAGTGTCTGCCTCCTCGGGGACTGGTCCGGGGCCGGGTGGTAACCGCAGACTCCGGAAAGCCCCTGCGCTTCGCCAGGATCCTGCTGGGTCAGGAACCCATTGGCTTCACCTCCTACCAGGGCGACTTCACAATCGAAGTGCCGCCCTCCACCGAACGGCTGGTGGTGACTTTCGTGGACCCCAGTGGTGAGTTCATGGATACTGTCCGGGTCTTGCCTTTTGACCCTCGAGGTGCTGGCGTGTATCACGAGGTCAAGGCCATGCGGAAGAAAGCTCCAGTCATCTTAGACGCCAGCCAGAGCAACACGATCCCGCTCGGGGATATGGAAGAGGCGCCCTTCGGGGAGCTGGTCCTGCCGCAGGGATCCTTCCGCCACGCAGATGGCAAACCGTACACTGGGACTGTGGAGGCCCGTGTAACCTTCGTGGACCCCAGGGATCTCACTTCGGCGGCTGCAGCCCCCAGTGATCTGCGCTTCGTGGACAGTGATGGTGAGCTGGCCCCGCTGCGCACCTACGGCATGTTCTCCGTGGACCTCCGCGCGCCGGGCTCCACGGAGCAGCTGCACACTGGGCCTGTGGCGGTGCGTGTGGCCGCAGACCAGATCCACATGGCCGGCCACGCGGAGGCCCTCAAGCTGTGGTCCCTGAACCCAGAGAACGGCTTGTGGGAGGAGGAGAGCGGCTTCCAACGCGAGGGCTCCTCCGCCCCCCGGGTCCGCAGGGAGGAGCGCGTCTTCCTGGTGGGCAACACTGAGATCCGCGAGCGGCGCCTGTTCAACCTGGACGTGCCCGAGCGCCGCCGCTGCTTCGTGAAGGTGCGCGCCTACGTCAACGACAAGTTCACCCCCAGCGAGCAGGTGGAGGGCGTGGTGGTCACGCTGGTGAACCTGGAGCCCGCCCCGGGCTTCTCCGCCAATCCCCGCGCGTGGGGTCGCTTCGACAGCGTGGTCACCGGCCCCAATGGCGCCTGTCTCCCCGCCTTCTGCGACGCAGACAGTCCGGACGCTTACACGGCCTTTATCACGGCCACCCTGGGGGGCGAGGAGCTGGAGCCGGCGCCTTCCCGGCCTCGCCCGCGCGCGGCGGCAGTGGGCGTCACGCAGCCCTACCTGGACAGGCTGGGTTACCGCCGGACCGACCACGACGACCCGGCGCTCAAACGCAACGGCTTCCACATCAACCTCGCAAAACCCAGACCCGGCGTCCCCTCCGAGGCCAACGGCCCCGTGTACCCGTGGCGCAGCCTGCGGGAGTGCCAGGAGGCTCCGGTGAACGCCAGTCACTTTCGTTTCTCGCGAGTGGAGGCTGACAAGTACGAGTACAATGTGGTCCCCTTCCGGGAAGGCACGCCGGCCTCCTGGACCGGCGATCTCCTGTCCTGGTGGCCTAATCCACAGGAATTCCGGGCCTGCTTCCTCAAGGTGAAGATCCAAGGCCCGCAGGAGTACATGGTCCGCGCCCACAACGCAGGGGGCAGCCACCCGCACACCCAGGGCCAGCTCTACGGGCTGCGAGATGCCCGCAGTGTCCGAGACCCTGAGCGTCCCGGCATCTCTGCCGCCTGCGTGGAGTTCAAGTGCAGTGGGATGCTGTTTGACCAGCGTCAGGTGGACAGGACGCTGGTCACTGTCACGCCCCAGGGCAGTTGTCGCCGAGTGGAGGTTAATGGGCTTCTCCAGGATTACCTGGCTCGGCATCCCCCACCCGTGCCCTCCGAGGACCAGGCTGCCTTTGCCATGCTAGCCCCCTTGGACCCTCTTGGTCACAACTATGGCATCTACACCGTCACTGACCAGAGCCCGAGGCTGGCTAAGGAGATTGCCATTGGCCGCTGCTTCGATGGCTCCTCTGATGGCTTTTCCAGGGAGATGAAGGCTGATGCCGGCACAGCGATCACCTTCCAGTGCAGAGAACCACCAGCCCGGCCCAACCTTTTCCAGAGGCTGCTGGAGTCCCCAGCATCAGCGCTTGGTGACATCCGCAGGGAGATGGGTCAGGCAGCCAGGCCACTGAGCAGGGCTACGAATTCCTTCAGCACCCAAAGGGGCCAGTGA
- the Yjefn3 gene encoding yjeF N-terminal domain-containing protein 3 isoform X1 → MQKASTAEAAALERELLEDYRFGRQQLVELCGHASAVAVTKVFPLPALSRKQRTVLVVCGPEQNGAVGLVCARHLRVFEYEPTIFYPTRSLDLLHQDLTTQCEKMDIPFLSYLPTEVQLINDAYGLVVDAVLGPGVEPSEVGGPCTRALATLKLLSIPLVSLDIPSGWDAETGGDAEDGLRPDVLVSLAAPKRCAGRFSGRHHFVAGRFVPDDVRRKFALRLPGYTGTDCVAAL, encoded by the exons ATGCAGAAGGCCAG CACGGCGGAGGCAGCTGCCCTGGAGCGGGAGCTGCTGGAAGATTATCGCTTTGGGCGGCAACAGCTAGTGGAGTTGTGCGGGCATGCTAGTGCCGTGGCTGTGACCAAG GTGTTCCCTTTGCCTGCTCTCTCCAGGAAGCAGAGGACAGTGTTGGTGGTGTGTGGCCCGGAGCAGAACGGGGCAGTGGGGCTGGTCTGTGCCCGGCACTTGAGGGTGTTT GAGTACGAACCTACCATCTTCTACCCCACACGCTCGCTGGACCTGCTGCACCAGGACCTCACCACACAGTGTGAGAAGATGGATATCCCCTTCCTCTCCTACTTGCCTACGGAG GTGCAGCTCATTAATGATGCCTATGGGCTGGTAGTGGACGCTGTGCTGGGTCCTGGTGTGGAGCCAAGCGAGGTCGGGGGCCCCTGCACCCGTGCACTGGCCACACTAAAGCTGCTGTCCATCCCCCTCGTGAGCCTGGACATTCCCTCAG GCTGGGACGCGGAGACCGGCGGCGACGCTGAAGACGGGCTGCGGCCAGACGTACTGGTGTCGCTCGCAGCGCCCAAGCGCTGCGCCGGCCGCTTCTCAGGGCGCCACCACTTCGTGGCCGGCCGGTTCGTGCCAGACGACGTGCGCCGCAAGTTCGCCCTGCGCCTGCCGGGATACACAGGCACCGACTGCGTCGCGGCCCTCTGA
- the Yjefn3 gene encoding yjeF N-terminal domain-containing protein 3 isoform X2 produces MSSAVGPDPAETPEERSFLSTAEAAALERELLEDYRFGRQQLVELCGHASAVAVTKVFPLPALSRKQRTVLVVCGPEQNGAVGLVCARHLRVFEYEPTIFYPTRSLDLLHQDLTTQCEKMDIPFLSYLPTEVQLINDAYGLVVDAVLGPGVEPSEVGGPCTRALATLKLLSIPLVSLDIPSGWDAETGGDAEDGLRPDVLVSLAAPKRCAGRFSGRHHFVAGRFVPDDVRRKFALRLPGYTGTDCVAAL; encoded by the exons ATGAGCAGTGCGGTGGGTCCAGACCCTGCGGAGACGCCTGAGGAGCGGAGTTTCCTCAG CACGGCGGAGGCAGCTGCCCTGGAGCGGGAGCTGCTGGAAGATTATCGCTTTGGGCGGCAACAGCTAGTGGAGTTGTGCGGGCATGCTAGTGCCGTGGCTGTGACCAAG GTGTTCCCTTTGCCTGCTCTCTCCAGGAAGCAGAGGACAGTGTTGGTGGTGTGTGGCCCGGAGCAGAACGGGGCAGTGGGGCTGGTCTGTGCCCGGCACTTGAGGGTGTTT GAGTACGAACCTACCATCTTCTACCCCACACGCTCGCTGGACCTGCTGCACCAGGACCTCACCACACAGTGTGAGAAGATGGATATCCCCTTCCTCTCCTACTTGCCTACGGAG GTGCAGCTCATTAATGATGCCTATGGGCTGGTAGTGGACGCTGTGCTGGGTCCTGGTGTGGAGCCAAGCGAGGTCGGGGGCCCCTGCACCCGTGCACTGGCCACACTAAAGCTGCTGTCCATCCCCCTCGTGAGCCTGGACATTCCCTCAG GCTGGGACGCGGAGACCGGCGGCGACGCTGAAGACGGGCTGCGGCCAGACGTACTGGTGTCGCTCGCAGCGCCCAAGCGCTGCGCCGGCCGCTTCTCAGGGCGCCACCACTTCGTGGCCGGCCGGTTCGTGCCAGACGACGTGCGCCGCAAGTTCGCCCTGCGCCTGCCGGGATACACAGGCACCGACTGCGTCGCGGCCCTCTGA